The genomic interval GCGGCGGCCTCGACCTGGACGCGCTCCGGATGTACCTGCGGTGGCGGGGCGTCACGCTCGGCCAACTGCTCGCGCACCCCGAGCGCTACCGCGACCCCGCGACGGTGCCCGAGGAAACGAACGACCCCGGTGACGGGTCGGTGACGACGGAGGAGATTCCCGACCCCGCGTCCGAACCCGACCCGCGCGAGGCCGCGGGCGAGTACGACGACCCGTGGGGGGCGGCGCGCTTCCTCGACGACATCGACTCCACGGCGTACGGCACCACGCCCGCGAAACTCCGCGACGGCCTCGATGTCATCACGAGCCAGACCCGGGTCTGGATAACGCCGGGCGTCCCGTTCATCGTCCCGCTGTTCGTCGGTCTCCTGCTCGCGCTCACCGCCGGCGACCTCCTGTTCGCCCTGATGCGACTCATCGGTCTCGTGTAGGCGAAACGGCCTTGGTGTCCGCGCGAAACCCTCGAACATGGCTCTCGACCGACACGACGCCGCCGCTGGCGTCCTCGCCCTCCTCGGACTCGCGGTGTTCGCGTACACGCTCCTCGTCACGTTCACGCCGATTTTCGGCGGTATCGTCGCGCTCGCCGCGCTCGCCGTCGCCGCGCTCGTCCGCGCCCGCGACCTCGAACACGCCGCGGTCGTCGCCCTGCTCGCCGCCGTCGTCGTCGCCGCGACGGCCGCCACCGGCACCCTGTACGGCCTCCTCCTGGGACTGATTCTCGCCGCCGTCTGCTACGTCGGGTGGCGGGTCGTGACGGGACGAACCGGCTGACAGAAAGACTATCCGTCCCAGCACCGTCGATTCGACTATGTCAGCAGAGTTCGGCGTGGACCTCGACTTCGGGAACGACGGCCTCGTCCCGGCGGTCGCGCAGGACGCCGACACGGGCGACGTGTTGATGCTCGCGTACGCGAACCGCGAGGCGCTCGCGAAGTCCCGGGAGACGGGGCGCGCGCACTACTACAGTCGATCCCGGGAGGAACTCTGGGAGAAGGGCGCGACGAGCGGCCACACCCAGGAAATCGATGAAATCCGCGTGGACTGCGACGGCGACGCCATCCTCTACCTCGTGGAGCAGGCGGGCGGCGCGTGCCACACGGGCTACGAATCGTGCTTCCACCGGACGCTCGACGGCGACACCGTCGGTGAACAGGTGTTCGACCCGGATGCCGTCTACGAGTAGCGTCCTCGCGGAACTCGACGCCGCCGAGACCGCCCGCGAGGACGCGGAGGCGGCCGTCGAGGAGGTCGGCGAGGACACCATCGACCGCGTCGTCGAGAAACTGGAGCGCGCGGAACGCCTCCTCGAGAAGTACGAGGAGACCGCGACCGGCACCGGCGACTTCCAGTCGTTCGTCGCGTTCCAGGGCGAGGTGGACGACCTGCTCGACGACATCCCCGACGACTTCCCCGTCCGGGGCGCGTTCGAGGCGTACGACGACCGCCTCGACAAACGCCGGGTCTCGGAGTCAGACTTCGAGAACGCCCGAGACGCCCTGGAGCCGGCGCGCGAGTACCGCGACCTCCTCGAAACGCGGGCGGACGCCCGGGAGCGCTACCGGGAGGCCGTGCGCGCGGTTCGCGACCGCCTCGACACGGTGGAGGAGCGCCTCGCCGACCTCGAACGCCTCCACGAACTCGGGAACGCCGACCTCGACGCCCCGACGGAGGAACTCCGCGACCCCATCGAGTCCTACAACGACGCCGTCCGCGACGACTTCTCCGACTTCCGCGGGGCGGCGACCGCCCGCGACTTCCTCGACTTCGCGGAGACCGCCGCCGGCTACCCGCTCGTGGGTATTCCGCATCCGCCGAGCGACCTCGACGCGTACGTCCGCGAGGCCGACGCGGGCGAGAAACCTATCTCGGAACTCCTGGAGTTCGCGGACTACTCGGTGTCGAAACTCGACCACTACGTCGAGCAACCCCAGCGGCTGAAGCGCGCGGTCGGCGGGAACACGACCTACCTCGACCGCCTCGACGCCGACCCCCTGACGGTCGAGTGGCCGCCGTTGCCGGCGGACGAACTCCGGTATCGGGCGCGCGAACTCGTCGCCGTGGTCGCGCGGTTCGCGGACGACGAGACGGTCGCGCTCGCCCGCGAGGTGCGGAACGTCGCGCTCCGCGGGGACTACGCCCGCCTCCGCACCGCCGCCGTCGCGGCGGACGAACTCACCGCCGAGGAGCAGGCGGAAATCGAGTCCGGGCAGGTCGCGGACGACCTCGAACAGGTACGGGAGGAACGGGAGAAACTGGACGCGGCGCTCGACTAGTCGAGCGCGGCCGCGAAGTCTTCTGCGAGGTCGCGGGCGTGGTCGGCGCTCGTCGCTTCGGCGTACACGCGAACGACGGGTTCGGTGCCGCTCGGGCGCGCAAGCACCCACGCGTCGCCGTAATCGAGGCGGTAACCGTCCACGGTGGTGAGGTCCGCGTCGGCGTCGCGGGCGTACGATTCGGCCGCGCCGAGAATGCGTTCGCGTTCCGACTCGGAGTCGTAGGGGACGTTCACGCGGACGTTCCAGTAGTCGGCGTAGGGTTCGACGACCTCGCTCGCGGATTTCTCGGCGAGGAGTTCGAGGAAGCGCGCGCCGGTGTACGCGCCGTCCCGGGTGAGTCGGTAGTTCGGGAAGATGATGCCGCCGTTCCCCTCGCCGGCGACGGGCACGGTCTCGCCCTCGGCGTGGAGCTGGCGGATGCGGGTCATGATGCGCGTGCTCCCGACCGGCGTGAGGTCGAGGGTCGCACCCGCGTCCTCGCAGACGTCCACGAGGCGCTGACTGACGTTCACCGCCGACACCGCGGTGTCGCCCTCCCCTAACTCGGCGGCGGCGAGTGCGGCGAGCGCGGCGTCGCCCTCGACGTACGTGCCGGTCTCGTCGAAGAAGATGGCGCGGTCGGCGTCGCCGTCGTGCGCGATGCCCACGTCGGCGTCCGCGGCCTCCACGAGCCGTCCGAGGTCGGCGAGGTTCTCCTCGACCGGCTCGGGGTCGCGACCGGGGAACCGGCCGTCCGGCTGGCTGTTCACGGTGACGACCTCGCAGCCGAGTTCGCGGTAGAAGTCGGGGCTGGTGAGCGCGCCCGCGCCGTGTCCGGGGTCGAGCGCGACCGTCAATTCGGCGTCCCGGATGCGGTCAGTATCGACGGCGTCGATGAGCTGGTCGGTGTACCGCCGCCGCGCGTCCTCCACGGCGCGGTCGTCGCCCGTCTCGTCCCACGCGACGGTCTCGTAGGCGTCCCCGAGGAAGACGTTCTCCACGCGTTCGAGTTCGTCCACGGAAAGTTCGATTCCGTCGGGGCCGACGAGCTTCACGCCGTTGTACTCGGGCGGATTGTGCGACGCGGTAATCATCATCGCCGGCACGCCCTCCTCCTCGCAGTACACCTGGGTTCCCGGGGTCGGAACGACGCCGAGTCGGTCCACGTCCGACCCGACGGCCTGCAAGCCCGCGGTCGCCGCGTTCGCGAGCATCCGGCCGGTCGCGCGCGTGTCCCGCGCGACGGCCACGCGGTCCGCCCCCCAGAGCGTCCCCGCCGCCTTCGCCACGTCGAGCACGAACCCGGGCGTGAGCTCCTCGTTCGCCACGCCCCGCGTCCCGCTCGACCCGAACACCTTCATACGCGTCCCTTAGTCCGGCCGTCCTAAGGCGTTCCGTTAGTGGTCGTGCGCGCCGTGTCCCTGGTCGTTCTCGGGTCGGGTGTCCACGAGGCTGATGTAGTACGGCTGGTCTTTGTAGTAGTACGCGCCCCGGATGGAGCCGCCGCAGAACTCGTAGAGCGCGTCCCCGAGTTCGTTCCCGGCTTCGAGTCGCACGCGAACTATCTGCCACTCGCCGGTCTCGGCCTGCGCGGCGAGCGCGAGCACGTTCTGGAGGTTCGGGTACGCCTCCACGAACGGCTCGTTCAGCGTGCACGTCGTCTCCGTCTCGCTCGCGGTGTCCTCCGTGATGGCCATCGCGCGCAACCGCCACTCCGGGGACTGCGTGCTCAGGGCTCCCGCACAGCCGGCGAGCGCGCCCAGCGTTCCGGTTCCGGCCGCCGCGAGGAACCCGCGTCGCTTCATACGCGGCCTTCTCGGTCGAGGCGGATAGCCGCAACGCTTTCACGCCGAAACCCGATGGGTCGGGTATGCCGACCATCGACGAGAAACGCGTGTACGCCGAGAAGGAGGACAGCGAGGTCGTGCTCGTCGCCACCGGGATGGGCGTCGCCTCGGTGTCGGTGTCCGCCGACCAGATCGGTCGATTCGGCCTCGCACACCGCTGTACCGCCCGCGGCGTCGCGGCCCGTCCCGGCGAGGGCGCGGTCGCCACCGAGGACGGCGTCGTCGTCACCGCCGACGAGGACGAGTTTGAGGAAATCGGGTTCTCGCGTTCCGTCGCTGTCGGGTACGGAACGGGACTCCTCGCCGCCGACTCGTCGGGAACGCTCGCCGAGTACGCCGACGGCGAGTGGGTCGAACGCGGCGCGGTCGCGGACGCTCGCGCCATCGACGGCGACCTCGTCGCGGCCGCGGACGGCGTCCACCGCGTCACGCCCGACGGCGTCGAACACGCCGGCCTGGACGACGCCGCCGACGTGGCCGCCGCCGGGCCGTACGCCGCGACCGCGGAGGGCCTGTTCCGACTCGGGAACGGCTGGCTCGACGAACTTTCGGGAGACGCGACCGCCGTGGTCGCGGACGGCGAGCGCGCGCACGCCGTCGTGGACGGCGCGCTCCACGAACGCACGCCCGACGGCTGGCGGGAACGCTCGACTCACGCGGACGCCGCGCTGGTCGATGTGGCGCACGGCGACGGCGCGGTGTACGCCATCACCGCGGACGCGACCCTGCTCGTGGACGCGGGCGACGGCTGGCGCTCCCGAACCCTGGGACTTCGCGACGTGGCGGGCATCGCCGTCCCCTAGCGGGCGTGCCGGTACGCCAGCACCGCGAGCAACACGACCAGGCCGCCCGCGAAGAACACGAGACCGGGCGCGAGCACGTCCGGACTCGCCGCCGCGGCCTCCGCGGTCGTGGTCGCGGTCTGCGTCACCGTGTCCGCCGTCGTCGGTGCCGCCGTCTGCGTCACTGCCTCCGTCGTCTGCGTGTACGACACCTGCGTCCCCGTCGCCTCCGCCGTGGTTCGCGTCATCGTCGTCGCGCCGTCGGTGGTCTGCGCCGCCGTCGTCACCGCGTCCGTCGTCGTCTCCGTTGTCGTCGTCTCCGCGACCGTTCCGCCGTCGGTCGTGGTGGTGGTTTCGGTGACGTTCCCGGTCGGCGCGCCGGAACTGGGGGCGAGCGTGCCTTCCTCGGCGAACCGCTGGACGGCGACCGCGCCGACCGCGAGCGCGCCGACGCCGCCGACGAGTTCGCGGAGCACCGTCAGGAGCGTGGAGCGGTCGTCGTCGTCGCCCGCGAACACGACGAGGCTCGTGTCCGTCGGCGCGTACACCTTCATCTCCGTTCCGCGCTCCGAGTACCACGTGTCTACGACCTCCACCAGGCCCGCGTCCTGGAGGTTGTCGAGGTGGTAGCGGACGTTCTGCACGGTCGTGTCCGTCACGTCCGCGAGGTCAGACGCCGTCCGGGGGTCGTCGTGGAGCGCCGCGTACGCGGCGCGCGCCGTTCCCGAGGAGAGCGCGGCGAACACGTCGTCCGCGGCGTCCTCCGAGATATCGACCAGCCGCGGCTCGTCGGCGTCGGCGGACGCGGACGACCGGAACGGGAACAGCCGACTCATCGACCGGGAGTGTGGAGTGCGCCGACAAGTGCTTTCCGTGTGCCGCGGACCGAAACCGATACCCCCCGTCGGACGCAGGACTCACGTATGATACTCAGCGGGTCGTCCTCGCAGGGGCTCGCCGCCGCGCTCGCCGCGGAACTCGGGGAGCCGCTCGCGGACGTGGAGTACGAGCGGTTCCCGGACGGCGAACGCCTCGTCCGCATCCCCCCCGTGGATGGCCGGGCGGTCGTCGTCTGCAGCACCACCGGGGACGAGGACTACGTCGAACTCCTCCAGTTACAGGACGCCGCCCGGGAGGCGGGCGCGAGCGAGGTCGTCACCGTCATCCCCTACATGGGGTACGCGCGCCAGGACGACGCCTTCGAACCCGGCGAACCCGTCTCGGCGCGGGCGCTCGCGCGCGCCGTCTCCACCGGCACGGACAGAGTCCTCACCGTGAACGTCCACGAGACCGGCGTCTGCGACTT from Salarchaeum japonicum carries:
- the hisI gene encoding phosphoribosyl-AMP cyclohydrolase, whose translation is MSAEFGVDLDFGNDGLVPAVAQDADTGDVLMLAYANREALAKSRETGRAHYYSRSREELWEKGATSGHTQEIDEIRVDCDGDAILYLVEQAGGACHTGYESCFHRTLDGDTVGEQVFDPDAVYE
- a CDS encoding DUF7118 family protein — protein: MPSTSSVLAELDAAETAREDAEAAVEEVGEDTIDRVVEKLERAERLLEKYEETATGTGDFQSFVAFQGEVDDLLDDIPDDFPVRGAFEAYDDRLDKRRVSESDFENARDALEPAREYRDLLETRADARERYREAVRAVRDRLDTVEERLADLERLHELGNADLDAPTEELRDPIESYNDAVRDDFSDFRGAATARDFLDFAETAAGYPLVGIPHPPSDLDAYVREADAGEKPISELLEFADYSVSKLDHYVEQPQRLKRAVGGNTTYLDRLDADPLTVEWPPLPADELRYRARELVAVVARFADDETVALAREVRNVALRGDYARLRTAAVAADELTAEEQAEIESGQVADDLEQVREEREKLDAALD
- the glmM gene encoding phosphoglucosamine mutase, coding for MKVFGSSGTRGVANEELTPGFVLDVAKAAGTLWGADRVAVARDTRATGRMLANAATAGLQAVGSDVDRLGVVPTPGTQVYCEEEGVPAMMITASHNPPEYNGVKLVGPDGIELSVDELERVENVFLGDAYETVAWDETGDDRAVEDARRRYTDQLIDAVDTDRIRDAELTVALDPGHGAGALTSPDFYRELGCEVVTVNSQPDGRFPGRDPEPVEENLADLGRLVEAADADVGIAHDGDADRAIFFDETGTYVEGDAALAALAAAELGEGDTAVSAVNVSQRLVDVCEDAGATLDLTPVGSTRIMTRIRQLHAEGETVPVAGEGNGGIIFPNYRLTRDGAYTGARFLELLAEKSASEVVEPYADYWNVRVNVPYDSESERERILGAAESYARDADADLTTVDGYRLDYGDAWVLARPSGTEPVVRVYAEATSADHARDLAEDFAAALD
- a CDS encoding HVO_0234 family beta-propeller protein; the protein is MPTIDEKRVYAEKEDSEVVLVATGMGVASVSVSADQIGRFGLAHRCTARGVAARPGEGAVATEDGVVVTADEDEFEEIGFSRSVAVGYGTGLLAADSSGTLAEYADGEWVERGAVADARAIDGDLVAAADGVHRVTPDGVEHAGLDDAADVAAAGPYAATAEGLFRLGNGWLDELSGDATAVVADGERAHAVVDGALHERTPDGWRERSTHADAALVDVAHGDGAVYAITADATLLVDAGDGWRSRTLGLRDVAGIAVP
- a CDS encoding ArsR/SmtB family transcription factor, which gives rise to MSRLFPFRSSASADADEPRLVDISEDAADDVFAALSSGTARAAYAALHDDPRTASDLADVTDTTVQNVRYHLDNLQDAGLVEVVDTWYSERGTEMKVYAPTDTSLVVFAGDDDDRSTLLTVLRELVGGVGALAVGAVAVQRFAEEGTLAPSSGAPTGNVTETTTTTDGGTVAETTTTETTTDAVTTAAQTTDGATTMTRTTAEATGTQVSYTQTTEAVTQTAAPTTADTVTQTATTTAEAAAASPDVLAPGLVFFAGGLVVLLAVLAYRHAR